One Echeneis naucrates chromosome 16, fEcheNa1.1, whole genome shotgun sequence DNA window includes the following coding sequences:
- the fkbp4 gene encoding peptidyl-prolyl cis-trans isomerase FKBP4, giving the protein MTMTAEEQTSEGQHTIPMEGEDITPKRDGGVLKLVKREGTGTQSPMNGDKVFVHYVGTLLDGTHFDSSRDRGDKFSFELGKGQVIKAWDIGVATMKLGELCQLICKPEYAYGSAGSPPKIPPNAILVFEVELFEFRGEDITDDEDCGIIRRIITKGQGYSKPNEGAAVEVTVEATSEGRVFDERELKFEIGDGDSLGLPAGVEKAIMSMEQGEESLFTIKPKYGFGNAGNANYNIPGGATLQYKIKLTAFEKAKESWEMNTAEKLEQSSIVKVKGTQYFKEGKYKQASVQYKRIVSWLEHESGLLEEDEKKAKALRLAAHLNLAMCFLKLNEPNQALENCDKALQLDGSNEKALFRRGEAFFGMKEYDKARDDFQRVVQLYPANKAAKSQVGLCQKRIKEEHEKDKRIYANMFQKFAERDSKREAVKVKTESKENDDDMEVENGEREVAGEAKA; this is encoded by the exons ATGACTATGACTGCAGAGGAGCAGACGAGCGAAGGACAGCACACCATCCCCATGGAGGGAGAAGACATCACACCAAAGAGGGACGGAGGCGTTTTAAAG CTGGTGAAAAGAGAAGGCACAGGGACACAGTCTCCTATGAATGGGGACAAAGTGTTTGTTCATTATGTTGGCACTCTGTTGGACGGTACTCATTTTGActccagcagagacagaggggatAAGTTTTCTTTCGAGTTAGGCAAAG GTCAAGTAATAAAGGCATGGGACATTGGAGTGGCCACAATGAAATTGGGAGAGTTGTGTCAACTCATCTGTAAACCAGAATATGCATATGGCTCTGCAGGGAGCCCACCAAAGATCCCCCCGAATGCCATTCTTGTTTTTGAG GTGGAACTGTTTGAATTTCGAGGCGAGGACATAACTGATGACGAGGACTGTGGAATCATCCGTCGCATTATCACGAAAGGCCAGGGATATTCCAAGCCAAATGAAGGAGCTGCTGTTGAAG TCACTGTGGAGGCCACCTCTGAGGGACGTGTGTTTGATGAGAGAGAATTGAAATTTGAGATTGGTGATGGAGATAGTCTTGGTCTGCCAGCTGGAGTGGAGAAAGCAATCATGAGTATGGAGCAAGGAGAGGAGTCACTCTTCACTATTAAGCCCAA ATATGGCTTTGGGAATGCAGGAAATGCAAATTATAACATTCCTGGTGGAGCAACACTGCAATACAAGATCAAGCTAACAGCTTTTGAGAAG GCCAAGGAATCATGGGAAATGAATACGGCAGAGAAGCTGGAACAGAGCAGCATTGTCAAAGTGAAGGGAACTCAGTATTTTAAG GAGGGAAAATACAAGCAGGCATCAGTCCAGTACAAAAGGATTGTGTCATGGCTGGAACATGAATCTGGTTTGTTGGAGGAGGACGAGAAGAAAGCTAAAGCTTTGCGACTGGCTGCACATTTGAACTTGGCAATGTGCTTCCTTAAACTAAATGAGCCAAACCAAGCCCTTGAAAATTGTGATAAG GCCTTGCAGTTAGATGGATCCAATGAGAAAGCTCTTTTCCGGAGGGGAGAAGCATTCTTTGGTATGAAGGAGTATGACAAGGCAAGAGACGACTTCCAGCGAGTTGTTCAACTGTATCCTGCCAACAAGGCTGCTAAGAGCCAG GTGGGTCTTTGCCAGAAACGTATCAAGGAGGaacatgaaaaagacaaacGCATCTACGCCAACATGTTTCAGAAGTTTGCAGAGAGGGACTCAAAG AGAGAAGCGGTGAAGGTGAAGACGGAGAGCAAAGAGAACGACGACGATATGGAGGTTGAGAATGGAGAAAGAGAAGTGGCGGGTGAAGCAAAAGCGTAG
- the b4galnt3b gene encoding beta-1,4-N-acetylgalactosaminyltransferase 3, translating into MILAFFPLKKLRRNGVCLLFGAILLVGAVAVYHEMVAARTWSPDASLNGYTDGSSWNTDMFNKWVRRDHQQSYSEDSAAWINSYVPQTWKPEYEGQANLHVFEDWCGGSTAELRKNLHYPLYPHSRTTVKKLAVSPRWTNYGLRIFGYLHPYTDGEFVFALSSEDNSELWLSTDESPLNLQLLAWVGKTGTEWTAPGEFDKYVSQSSRSVRLSSQRRYFFEVIHKQNNKGTDHVEVAWRLQDEGFRFMIIESKHISLYVNETNLLMSDVSHIPQTAASHLHTAARQPSSAADMLREDPRDNLYKVPLIKSKYLHGVLPDCSYKPSYTIKDFPLMRYQGLQFIHMSYIYPNDYTRLTNMESENSCFYARSTHYMEMFGFSRYMRLDLPERQEKGNIDNVSNFGFRGKEPDLYEEEDFDNKAYQPDMDAKLDQMDNALFPDYGDDYDDYVQKRRRKLLMQETNKSSFDTKLRIDKLQWRQQMSNNSMLQPQPEKQDESQLSQATQVSVRHQQTNQTELKLEGPVKKVEQGKSKLKRPTYKRKVKLLKTVKQTNPLRPDDREPLKAKEEPKPPAEHLSYKQNLIKSSPKMNQTQTHIINDSKLQPLRWNTTLTKTPRVVKQRTTATKEAKLQPGTNKQFSTPKRDFNRPVAKLNQRDIDTRNHLKGKQMKMNKPPQQDLEHGIHRDEIRDKVDKWGSDRKGAEDNRNKEANEEAHKKTQKRRDTWMGEQYYLWGAGGDFDVAGEEPPTPAPVFDPEVVWSQTFQVDNLNLQSRRSDLIDLSCNVSGNLLLHSSDALSIVKAFMEQLNKKHQGRFTLDRVVNVVKRLDGVQGSRYLLELELKDVNGQLVRLSQYIYTLIRHSRQRRRDSSFEKAKPELVLCNPVGFRWNPFATVHFVVPVKNQARWVQQLIADMEKLFRETGDDNFNLIIADYNSTDMDVRKALQKSSLPRYQYVKLSGNFERSAGLQAGINLINDDHSIVFLCDLHIDFPSFMIDTIRKHCVEGYMAFAPIVMRLDCGSPPSEARGYWEVNGFGLLAIYKSDLDAVGGMNTKEFTDRWGGEDWELLDRILQGGLEVERIYLRNFFHHHHSKRGMWNRRMSTSRR; encoded by the exons ATGATCTTGGCGTTTTTCCCCCTGAAGAAGCTGCGGCGCAACGGCGTCTGCCTCCTGTTCGGAGCGATCCTGCTGGTCGGAGCTGTGGCCGTGTACCATGAGATGGTAGCTGCCAGGACATGGAGCCCCGACGCAA GTTTGAATGGTTACACTGATGGCAGCAGTTGGAACACAGACATGTTTAATAAATGG GTCAGAAGGGATCATCAACAAAGCTACTCGGAGGATTCAGCTGCCTGGATCAACAGTTATGTTCCACAAACCTGGAAACCAGAG TATGAAGGACAAGcgaacctgcatgtctttgagGATTGGTGTGGCGGCTCAACAGCTGAGCTCCGCAAGAACCTGCACTACCCGCTGTATCCTCAT TCCAGGACCACAGTGAAGAAGTTGGCCGTCTCTCCTCGCTGGACTAACTATGGGCTCAGGATATTTGGTTATCTGCATCCGTATACTGATG gagagtttgtttttgctctgaGCTCTGAGGACAACTCTGAACTGTGGCTCAGCACAGATGAATCTCCCCTTAACTTGCAGTTATTGGCATGGGTTGGAAAG ACTGGCACCGAGTGGACCGCTCCAGGCGAGTTTGACAAATACGTCAGTCAGAGTTCCAGATCAGTTCG GCTTTCTTCACAGAGACGTTACTTTTTTGAAGTTATCcacaaacagaacaacaaaggGACTGACCATGTGGAGGTGGCA TGGCGGCTCCAGGATGAAGGCTTCAGGTTCATGATTATTGAATCCAAGCACATCTCCCTCTATGTTA ATGAAACTAACCTGTTAATGAGTGACGTTTCACACATACCACAGACAGCTGCAAGCCACCTACACACCGCCGCACGACAGCCCAGCTCTGCAGCAGACATGCTAAGAGAAGACCCACGAGACAATCTTTATAAAG tgcCTTTGATAAAAAGCAAGTACTTACACGGTGTTTTGCCTGACTGCTCATACAAACCCAGCTACACTATCAAAGACTTTCCTCTGATGCGCTACCAAGGACTGCAATTT ATCCACATGTCCTACATCTACCCCAATGACTACACCCGACTCACAAACATGGAGTCAGAGAACAGCTGTTTCTACGCTAGGAGCACCCACTACATGGAGAT GTTTGGGTTCTCTAGATACATGAGACTAGACCTTCCTGAGAGGCAGGAAAAGGGAAACATAGACAATG TGTCCAATTTTGGGTTCCGGGGGAAGGAACCAGACCTatatgaggaggaggattttGACAATAAGGCCTATCAACCTGATATGGATGCAAAATTGGACCAGATGGACAATGCACTTTTTCCAGACTATGGCGATGATTATGACGACTACGTACAGAAACGTAGGCGCAAACTCCTCATGCAAGAGACTAACAAGAGTTCTTTTGACACAAAACTGCGCATAGATAAGCTGCAGTGGAGGCAACAGATGAGCAATAACTCAATGCTTCAGCCACAACCAGAGAAACAGGATGAGTCTCAGTTGTCACAGGCAACACAAGTCTCAGTTCGTCACCAGCAAACAAATCAGACAGAGTTAAAACTAGAGGGGCCAGTTAAAAAAGTAGAGCAGggaaaatcaaaactaaaaagaCCAACATATAAACGCAAGGTAAAACTGTTAAAGACTGTAAAACAGACTAATCCATTGAGACCAGATGACAGAGAGCCTCTCAAAGCAAAGGAAGAACCAAAACCCCCAGCAGAGCATCTCAGCTACAAACAGAATCTGATCAAGAGCTCTCCTAAAATGAATCAAACCCAAACCCACATCATCAATGACTCAAAGCTTCAACCCTTAAGGTGGAACACCACTTTAACTAAAACACCTAGAGTGGTCAAACAACGGACAACTGCAACTAAAGAAGCGAAACTCCAGCCAGGCACCAACAAGCAGTTTTCCACTCCCAAAAGAGACTTCAATCGCCCTGTagcaaaattaaatcaaaggGACATAGACACAAGAAATCACCTCAAAGGcaaacagatgaaaatgaataagCCTCCACAACAGGATTTGGAACATGGCATCCACAGGGATGAGATCAGAGACAAGGTGGACAAATGGGGCTCTGATAGGAAAGGAGCAGAGgacaacaggaacaaggaggcGAACGAGGAGGCTCACAAGAAGACTCAGAAAAGGAGAGACACGTGGATGGGTGAGCAGTATTATCTGtggggagcaggaggagactTTGACGTTGCCGGTGAAGAGCCTCCTACTCCTGCTCCGGTGTTTGACCCCGAGGTTGTATGGAGCCAGACCTTCCAAGTTGACAACCTGAACCTTCAGTCCAGACGTTCAGATTTGATCGACTTGAGCTGCAACGTCTCTGGCAATCTGCTGCTCCACTCCAGTGATGCTTTGTCCATTGTTAAGGCTTTCATGGAGCAACTAAATAAAAAGCACCAGGG GCGATTCACATTGGATCGTGTGGTTAATGTGGTGAAGCGTCTGGATGGGGTGCAGGGCAGCCGCTACCttctggagctggagctgaaagATGTGAATGGCCAGCTGGTGCGTCTGTCACAATACATCTACACCTTGATCCGCCACAGCAGGCAGCGCAGAAGGGACAGCAGTTTCGAAAAGGCGAAACCCGAGCTTGTGCTGTGTAACCCGGTCGGCTTCCGCTGGAATCCTTTTGCCACTGTCCATTTCGTAGTACCAG TAAAAAACCAGGCTCGATGGGTGCAGCAGCTGATTGCTGACATGGAGAAACTGTTCAGAGAAACCGGAGACGACAACTTCAACCTCATCATTGCTGACTACAACAGCACTGACATGGACGTGAGGAAGGCTCTACAGAAATCCTCACTCCCTAG GTACCAGTATGTGAAGCTGAGTGGAAACTTTGAGCGCTCTGCTGGTCTGCAAGCCGGTATTAACCTTATAAAT GATGACCACAGCatagtgtttctgtgtgacCTCCACATCGACTTCCCTTCCTTTATGATTGATACCATCAGAAAACACTGTGTGGAGGGATACATGGCCTTTGCTCCCATAGTCATGAGGCTGGACTGCGGGTCGCCACCATCAGAAGCCAGAG gttACTGGGAGGTGAATGGCTTTGGCTTACTGGCAATCTATAAATCAGATCTGGATGCTGTGGGAGGAATGAACACCAAAGAATTCACTGATCGGTGGGgaggagaggactgggagctcCTCGACAG GATCCTCCAGGGAGGACTTGAAGTGGAAAGGATCTACTTAAGGAACTTCTTCCACCATCATCACTCCAAACGTGGCATGTGGAATCGGCGGATGTCGACCAGCCGCAGGTGA